Below is a genomic region from Prolixibacteraceae bacterium.
GAAAACTCTATTGTTATCGGAGACAGAGTTTCGGATATTGTGTTGGCAAAGAATCTTGGTTGTAAAGCCATATTCTATAGCGAGGAGACATTGCCAGAAGAACACAAAGAGAGATGTATCGCACAATCAAGGTCGTGGGATAGTATTGCAGACACCATTCTTTTTCCAAAGCGAAGAGTGACCATAGAGCGCACTACAGCAGAGACTGATATAAAAATAGATCTTGTCTTAGATAGTACCGAAAAAGGAGAAATCCATACTGGTTTGAAGTTCTTCGATCATATGCTAGAGCAGATTGATCGTCACGGAAACTGCAAGTTAGATATTCAAGTGAATGGAGATCTTGAGGTAGATGAACATCATACTATTGAAGATGTTGGACTGGCTCTTGGAGAAGCATTTCTTCAAGGATTAGGAGATAAGAAAGGAATTGAAAGATATGGTTTCCTTCTACCTATGGATGATTGTCTAGCACAGGTAGCCATTGATTTTGGGGGAAGACCTTGGATTCTATGGGATGCATCATTCCGTCGAGAGTATGTTGGAGACATGCCAACGGAGATGTTCTTTCATTTCTTTAAATCATTCAGTGATGCTGCCAAATGTAACCTCAACATAAAAGCAGAAGGCGATAATGAGCATCATAAAATTGAAGGAATCTTTAAAGGTTTTGCCAAAGCAATTAAAATGGCTACCAAACAAGATAAAACCGTTTTCACTATACCTAGTACCAAAGAGACATTATAACCATGAGTTCACAAAGCGCCATACTACTTTTACACTGTCCAGATCAGTCAGGAATACTTGCTAGAGTCACCGAGTTTGTAAATGATAACAAAGGAAATATACTCTATCTAGATCAACATGTGGATAGAGAAGAGAAACTGTTCTATATGCGTCTAGAGTGGGATCTTACTAATTTTACGATTCCGACAGATAAGATTGATGAATACTTTAATACGCTTTTCGCGAAGAAGTATAAGCTCAACTATGAGATTCATTTTTCAGATAAGAGACCACGAATGGCACTTTTTGTTTCTAAAATGTCGCACTGCCTATTTGATATCTTAGCAAGATATGCAGATGGCGAATGGGATGTCGAGATTCCATGTATTATCTCAAACCATCAAACATTAGAACCTATCGCGAAGAAGTTTGGTATTCCGTTCTATTATCATCCTATTACATCGAAGACCAAAGCTGAAGAGGAAAAGAAAGAGATCCAAATATTAAAAAAGCACAATATTGACTTTGTCGTCTTGGCGCGATACATGCAGATTATTAGTGAAGATTTCATCTCACATTTTCCGAATAAGGTAATTAATATTCACCACTCTTTTTTACCAGCATTTGCAGGAGCAAAGCCTTATCATGCAGCACATAAAAGAGGGGTAAAGATTATTGGTGCAACAAGCCATTATGTCACTACAGAACTTGATGCTGGACCTATTATAGCTCAAGATGTTGCTAAAATAAGTCATAAAGATACCGTACAAAATCTTGTCCTTAAAGGTAGAGATCTAGAAAAAATAGTACTTTCACAGGCGGTATACAAACATATTCAGCATAAAGTACTGGTATACAACAACAGGACTGTTGTTTTTTCATAAAGGACAATTCACATTATTATCTAAGTATCAACACTTTACTTATATGGGAAAATTTAACATCTTACTTCTACTTGCAATCGTTTTTATCGGTTTTGCTTGTACAAGTAAAAAAAACAAACACAATACTGAAATCTGCATTTCCGCAGAAGACATCATCGATTCGATTAAACAGAACGAGATGCCTGAGGAGTATGGCTATCTTCTTCAGGTGGGTGACAAAGCACCAGACTTTACGGTGGAATTAACCAACGGAAATAAAGTGTCGTTAAGTGACCTGAAAGGAAAAGTAGTCATGCTTCAGTTTACAGCAAGCTGGTGTCCAGTTTGTAGGAGAGAGATGCCTCATATCGAACAAGAGATTTGGCAGAAACATAAGAACAACACAGACTTCTTTTTGATGGGAGTTGATAGAGATGAGCCTTTAGAGAAAGTAAAGAAATTCGAAGAGGACATCAAAATTACGTATCCTCTTGCATTAGATCCTAACGCAGATGTATTTGGACTATTTGCAGTGAAGAGAGCAGGGGTGACACGTAATGTAGTTATTGATAAAGATGGGCGTATTGCCTTCTTGACCCGCTTATATAAGCCTGAAGAGTTTGAGAACATGAAGAAAGTAATCGATTACCTTCTTTGTCGTGATTAATTAATTGTATCCAGTATACCAGTACTTTTTTTTATGAAAATAGCCATTATAAAATATAATGGTGGTAATATCTTTTCTGTGCAAGAGACGCTGAAGCGTCTTGGTGCGGAAACAGTTGTTACAGACCATTACGAACAGATTTGCTCTGCCGATCGTGTTATCTTTCCTGGTGTAGGTCAGGCCAAGAGCGCGATGAACTACCTTAAAGAGCACCAATTAGATAAGATCATCACAGAACTTCAACAACCGGTCTTAGGAATATGTTTAGGACTACAGTTGATGTGCCAACATAGCGAAGAGGGAGATATTGAAGGATTAGGTATTTTCGATGCCCAAGTAAAGAAGTTTATCCCGCAGGATAGAGAGACTAAAGTGCCTCATATGGGATGGAATCAACTGAATTTTTCAGATCAAGGAGATTGGAGAAACCAGTTTGAGGAGTCATATCTCTACTTTGTTCACTCTTATTATGCAGAGATCTGTCAAAACACCTTTGCATCATGTCACTATGCCAATGACTTTAGTGCCATGATGAAGAGAGACAATTTCTGGGCCATGCAATTTCATCCAGAAAAGAGTGGAGAGATTGGATCTAAAATGTTGAATCAATTCCTAAACCAAACGTTATGATCGAAATCATACCTGCCATAGATATTATAGAGGGACAGTGTGTTCGCCTGAGTAAGGGGGACTATGCGACACAGAAGATATACCATAAAGATCCATTAGCACAAGCCCAACAATTTGAGGACCATGGCATAGGACGCCTTCACTTGGTGGACCTAGAAGGGGCCAAGAAGAGTCATATAGTAAACTACAAGACTTTAGAGCGTATCGCAGCCAAGACCAATTTGATTCTCGATTTCGGTGGCGGCATTAAAAGTCAAGAAGATATACATATCGCATTCGAATCAGGTGCACAGATGATTACAGGAGGAAGTATTGCGGTACAAAATCCAACACTTTTTGCTTCGTGGATAGAGAAATATGGTTCCGAAAGGATGATTCTAGGGGCTGATGCAAGAGATCGTAAAATATCGACTATGGGTTGGAAGGAATCTTCAGAATTGGATATCCTTGACTTTATAGAGACCTGGATGGAACGAGGGATAACCAAAGCTATCAGTACAGATATCGAGAAAGATGGAATGTTACAAGGGCCTTCGTTTGATCTTTATCGAGAGATAAAAGATAGGTTTCCAGAACTGTTTATTGTGGCGAGTGGAGGCATCTCAAACATGCAAGATATTCTTACACTTAATGAGGATAATATCGATGCTGTTATTGTTGGTAAAGCCATATATGAAGGGCATATCTCACTAAAAACATTAGAACAGTTTATCACCTCTAAACAGTAATCCTTATGTTAGCAAAAAGAATTATTCCTTGTTTAGATATTAAAGATGGTCAAACTGTTAAAGGTATACACTTTGAAGGAATAAAAGCCGTTGGTGATCCAGTGGAATTGGCCAAATGGTACTCCGAAGAGGGTGCTGATGAATTGGTTTTACTTGATATTACTGCGACACAGGAGGCACGTAAGACAACAAAAGATTTAGTCAAACGTATTGCTTCGGAGATCAATATACCTTTTACCATAGGTGGTGGAATAAGTACGGTTGAAGATGCGGCAATACTTCTAGCACATGGTGCAGATAAGGTCTCTATTAACTCCTCAGCGATAAAGAACCCTGATCTGATCAATCAATTGTCCACACGTTTTGGAAGTCAGTTTGTTGTCGTCGCCATCGATGCACGTCAAGAGAATGGGCAGTGGGCAGTTAAAAGTGCAGGAGGGAGAGTCGATACGGATAAAGAGCTTTTCACATGGGCCAAAGAGGCGGAAGAGAGAGGTGCTGGAGAGATTCTATTTACTTCGATGGACCACGATGGGACCAAATCAGGCTTTGCAAACCAAGCTCTACGGCACCTTCATGAGACCCTAACCATTCCAGTGATTGCATCTGGAGGAGCAGGCTGTCAAAAAGATTTTGTAGACACCTTTGTAGAGGGCAAAGCAGATGCGGCATTGGCTGCGAGCATATTTCATTATAAAGAGGTCGCTATTCCTGATTTGAAAAGCTATCTAAGACAAAACAGTGTACCGGTAAGAACCATATAATATAGACACCATGCAAATCGATTTCAATAAAATGGGCAATGGACTTGTTCCCGCAATTATACAAGATGCCAAGACCAACAAAGTGTTGATGTTGGGGTATATGAACCAAGAGGCATACGAAAAGACAAAAGAAGAGAAGAGAGTTACTTTTTATAGTCGCACCAAGAACAGGTTATGGCAAAAAGGGGAGACCTCTTCTAATTTCTTACTGGTAGAACGTATTCTTCTGGACTGTGACCAAGATACGCTACTGATTTATGCCACACCACAAGGCCCTACATGCCATAAAGGAACGGACACTTGTTGGGGAGAGAGCAACACTCCGAATGACATTCTATTCTTAAGTGAATTGCAAGATTTCATCGATCAACGAAAAGAGGAGATGCCAGAGGGAAGTTATACTACTCACCTCTTTAATAAAGGTATTCGTAAGATTACTCAGAAAGTTGGAGAAGAGGCAGTGGAGACTGTAATTGGTGCAATGGCTAATGATAATGAGAACTTCTTATATGAAGGAGCTGACCTGCTATATCACTTAATCGTTCTATTGACTTATAAAGGGTATCGTATCGAAGATTTAGTTCGTGAACTGAGATCGAGACATAAATAATTATACCAAAGAATAGAAGCTTAAAGCGGAATATGAAACAGATCATATTCCGCTTTATTCCATCTATTAAGTAGACTAATCTACGGGTGAATTTTCAAATAAATATTGAGATGGTACTACTCCATTAGGCCAAACGTTTGCATTTTGAGTCTATTTCTATCATTCTTGGGTAGTAGTGAACTTCTTACCCATCTCGGTCGAGTTGTAAATAAAGATTTCACATTAGGGTAATCTCTTATTACCTCTACCCCATTATCATGTTCTGATAAAGATAGATGTAGTTTTATATTCCACTTATTTGCCCATGCCATCACCTGTGGATTCATCTGCGTCTTATCGATCACAAGAGAATAAATTCCTAGCTCTATCATCTTCTCCATGGTGATCCCTAGAGCATCTTTTCCATTCCAACGACAATAGATATGATCCACATTGATATGTTTGGTTAGGTACTCTAAAGTACTCCAATCCGATGCTACAAATCTAAAATAAAAAGCATTACGATGTTCCATCAAATGGTGCATCAAAGATCGTAGGTCCGTTATTTTATCATCTAAAGAGAGTATAAAATATTTTCCTTGGGGCAAAATACTTATTACATCCTCTAGCTTTGAGATATGGTAGCTCAATCCGGTATTCGAGAACTTACTTCTTAGTGAAAGAGAGGTGATTTTTTTGGACTTCATTGATCTTAAGTCATACATTTTAGTAGTATACTCACCGATCCCTTCAGGACGAAAAGCAAACCACTGTTGATCTTTACTCTTGAAAACGTCCACCATAATTCCATCCGCATAATATTCCCAAGCCAATCTAACTGCTACAACAGTGTTACTTGGCTTGTAATAACTAGCCCCTCCATTGGCAACAATTCGAATCTGAGAACGCAACAAAATAGGGAAGCCCAACCAACATAATAGTACAAACATAAGCTTAACAAGTAACATCTTCTTCCCCCTTTCTTCAACAGATTAGATAAATATTGTGTAATTAACTAACAAAAGAATAGTAGATTCTGTTTTGTCAAAAACATTTAATTTTTTAGATATAATGAAATAAAATTACTCCAATTATTTGTCATATAGCCTTTCTTAACCAATCTTTGTAAGATAAGAAAGCGAAGTAAGATATGAGTTTAGAAATAAGAGAAGTAACAACAAAAAAGGACTATAAGCGTTTTGTGCAACTTCCATTCACATTGTACAAAGATTCACCTTATTGGGTCCCGCCTATTAAAAGCGAAGAGCTACAATCACTTCAAGCGGAACATAATCCTCTTGTAAAACAATGTAGTGTAAAATTTTGGACTGTTTTTAAAGGCGAAGAATGCGTAGGACGTATTGGAGCTATTGTCCATCACAAGTATATTGATAAAATTGGTAAAAAGATTGGTCGATTCACTCGCGCTGAGTTTATCAATAACAATGAAGTGGTAGATTTGCTTTTTGAAACAGCGACTAAGTGGCTAAAAGAGCAAGGAATGGTGGAAGTACAAGGACCACTAGGCTTCTCTAATCTAGACCATCAAGGAATGCTTATTGAGGGTTTTGATCATCTACCATCTATCGGATCTGAATACCACTTGCCATACTATCAAGAGCATATGGATCGTATGGGCTTTACCAAAGAGATGGATTGGGTAGAATTCCGTCTAGCTATTGAAGGGATGGTACTTCCGGAAAAAGCCCTTCGAGTGATGGAGTTAGTTAAAAAAAGAAACGGATTTGAGGTTCTGCATTTCGATAATAACAAAGACCTAATAGCATATGGTCAAAAGATATTTGAGATCCTTAATGAAGCTTTTAAAGACCTCTTCTCTGTTGTTACTCTTGATCAAGAAGCCTCGGACTACTATATAAAGAAGTATTTGACATTCCTCAATCCTCGATTTGTAAAGATCATGGTGGATAAAGACAAAGAGGTCGTAGGTTTTACTATCGGGCTACCTTCTCTTTCGGAAGCGATGCAGAAGGCCAATGGAAAACTCTTCCCTTTCGGATTTTATCATATGATGAAAGCGATGAAGAACCCTAAGGTATGCGATGTGCTATTAACAGGTCTTCATCCTAAATATCAAGCAAGTGGTGCCATTGCACCTCTTTTTGGAGAACTTCAAAATGAGATGGTAAAACAAGGCGTTGAATTCATCGAAACAACGGGTATGCTAGAGACCAATCATAAAGCCATCTCTAACTGGAAGAATTACCCACATGAACAACACAAAAGAAAGCGTTGTTATCGTAAAGATATAGTGTAAGGATGTAGAAGTATCATCCAAACAAGCCTCTTTTCAATCACATATGATATAACGAAAATGAGGTGATCACTGCATTATCACAAAGCAGAGGTGATATCAAATCAAACGTGGATTCTGTTAACAGTGATCCACGTTTTGCTTTACATATATCTTTCGTTCATACATCTCTTTTAAGGGCATATTCTCCACTCAAACAACAACTACTACGTGAATCGGGAATTAATGGCTTAAAACGACTAAAAACTCATCTGTAGACAGAAAAAAGATATCTCCTACGCTATAATGATTTCAATACACCTTTAATCTGTCTTGTCAATAATAAGTTGTAAATCAACAGAACTATCCCCCATAATATTAAGACAAGAACCCAGAGATGAGAGACACTATTCTCTATCCTGAAATATGTTGCAAAACGATCAACATATACTCCCCTTACATAGACAGATATTCCCCAAGATAGTAGTAGTGTAATAGTGGTGATCAAAGAGATCGTCCAGCGATAGAATCGTGCGATATGCTCTTGCCTATATCCAATACTAAATAAGTTAAGTATCAATGTTCTATTCTTCTGGATGATCAAATGGACACTTAACAGTATTAAGAAGAGAGACATCGCTGTAATAATTACCCCTATAGACATCATGATTCCTAAGGCAATAGTTATCATCAACTTCCATTTACCTGCGCGTAGACCTTCTTGATTAATTGAGTAACTCTTATCATTAAAGTAGGCCAATATGGCACTATCCGAAGGGTCATGAAAAGTTACCAATAGTCTACTTACTCTTGTAGCAACTGTTTTGCCATATATCTCATTCGCCTTCTTTAGGAAATGATCAGGAACCAAGATCGAATTAATTTTATTTGAAAAGCCCACAATACGACTATCATAAGTGTGCTGTATACCATTACCAGATACGGTGATATGAAAGGGGAATTGTGAAATCATCCCTTTAGATAATACAGGTAAACCTTGACTTTCGGCAAAACCAAAGTTATAGAGTTTGATATAAGATTCAGGAATAATCACAGGAATAAAATCTGTTCGTTTGGAGCTTTTCCACTCTTCTACGTGTATGTCCAAACAAGAATCCGGTACACTCTCAAAAAACAGCTCGGTATAAAAAGCAGGGATATTGGCCGAAGCGTCAGTATACCCTCTTACCTTGAATGAAGCACTACGAAAACGAGCAACACTCTTCACAAACGACTCTTGGCTTATCGATTGCACCTCTTCAGGGCTAAAATAGATACGATCTTTATCCAAAGTTTGAAATAGAGATATCTTCTTACTAATCACAACAGCTTGCTTAGACAATACTCCAGCTTCTTGTTTGAATATAGGCCCGATATCTATTGACAATTGGAAGATAAGTAATGTCAAAGTGGCTCCCACCAATAGTGTCAAACTATACCACACTAATTGAGCAACGGATAGGGTCTTTCGTTGAAGTTTCTTTAGCATATCTTACAATTGTAGTGTCTTATCATATTCAAACGCATCACATGGATCAAGTGTCGTTAAAAGAAGTCCTGCCTTTTGTGATGTCAACTCTCTGTTTATTAAGTCTACCGCAACCTTCACATTATGTTGATCTAAGTGACTGAAAGGCTCATCCAAAAAGAGAAACTGAAATGGTTGACATAAGGCACGAATGATAGCAACACGTTGTTGTTGTCCAATAGAGAGATGTTTTACAGGTTCATCTCTCTTCTCAGACAGTCCTAATTGAGATAACATCTGCTCTATCTCTGCATCTCTCTTATGTTTTGTGAGGTCATTCTTAAGTAAAATATTCTCCTTAACAGTTAATGCTTCAAAGAGCTTTAAGTCTTGAAATACATAAGATATATAATTGCTTTGCACCTCTTTCCGAACACTATGACCATTGACCATTATCTCTCCGTCAAAACTACTTTTTATTCCATATATGAAATTCAGTAATGAACTCTTACCTCTTCCAGACTGTGCCTTAATTAGCACCTTCTCTTCCGTATTGAAAACTAAATGTCTATTCATATAAATGTCAGAACAGGAGATCTCCTGTTCTGACATATATATGGGTTTTACTTGATCTAACGTTATAATCATCTCATAAAGTTAACAAAATTATTGTCGACTAAATTAATAATTTGTTTGAAGCTATTCTCCTCTTTATTTTTGAAATGAATGGTATAACTCCCAGTAGTAGGTGATGTTGATCTCATTTGCATATCTTCTAATAATGCATACTCACCATCCACGAAAGACATTTGTGATGTAGTAAAAGCTTCTAAAGCCATCTTTTTAATAGACTTAGGAAGGTGGTCATACTCTAGGTCCAAATATATAAATGCCATAGTATCCTCAAAACGAGATGCTATTTCAGAAGAAGCGAAAGTCTCTTCAGGTGTCGATAAACCTACAGTTGTACGCACATTCTTTTGATTATTTGTCACATAAAACAGTTCATCTGTAATAGCAAAATATGCATTAATATCATTTGTAACTTTTAATACAAAATACCCATCTTGATCATAACGAGTTGCTTTTGCCAAAAGATCAAGAATCCATTTATTCTCTTGATCTTTATTTAATGCCACAGCCAAATTAAGCTCTGGAATATAGTTTGATCTACCATATCTTCCTTCTGTGATCTGCAAATCAGAGAAAGAGATCATCATTGAATTTCCAAGTGTAGCTAAAGCAGTCTGAATATCTACTCCAGCCTGTTTTTGGAACATTTTATCCATCTGATCAACGTCTTTCTCTTCTTCAAGACGCTTCTTAATCATATCCTTGTCAATAGCACTTGCTATAATTGCTACATTATTCTTTGGAAAATAATCGTAAAGTTCCGTGTTGAATTTCATCTTCTTAGAAGAGACATATTTCTCTTTTACTGCCTCAGTAAGGTAAACCTTTGAATCTGAGACGATCTCTCCATCTTTAAAGTCAACATGAACCATTCCGGCACAACCTTTGAAGGGTTCCATCATTGGAGACATCATTCTATTATTTGATGCAACATAATCAATTAGTAGATCAGCAGACATCCAATAATTCATATCTTTATCATCTCCTGATAAAGTATTATAACTTTCAAGAGCAGTAATACGTTCTGTCTGCTGTAAAGAGAATAATGCTGTTGCACTTTCCAATAAACCTTTTCTTGATGGATAGTTAGATGCTATCGAAAGAACCAAATATTGGTTATCCCATATTAATACACCATTATGCCTAAGTTTAATTCTTTTAAAGCCCCCCTCAGTCTCCATCTGAAAAGTTGCACCTTCCATCTCAATCGTCTTCGACATAAACTGAGTAAACTTCTCTGCATCACCAAGCACCATGGCCACATTAAAATATTGTGCATCAACATCTTTATTCACCATATATCCATAGATATTATCTTTGAATGATATACCTGTGACAGTAGGGTCTTTCAAAATAAGGTTAAGGAACTCTCTAACCTCCTCTGGTTGTTGCTCTACACCAGATTCAATCATCTTATAACAGTTCATTGACTTCAAATCTTGAAGTTCTCCTTTTCTAGCCAATGAAGTAATATCAACGGATGCAACAAATGCGGCTGTAGAAGGGATTACATCCGTAGGGTTTGGACCCGTAGAACAAGAAGTAGCAAATAAAGATACAACCAAAGCCAAACACATCAGTATTCGGTTCACTGAAAATCGATTTTTCATAGTAGATACTTATAGTTTATTTATAAACACACACACTATATTGATTACATTCAGATCAAACCTCTCGTCTCGAGAAGACTTAACACTAATCAACATAACAATGAGTTGTTAAAATTACTCAATTATAATAATCTTCAACAATTATTTGTGACAAAAACATTTTACAGCTATCAACATTCTCTACACCATAGATGATAGTTTCACAAAGAAAATATATAACCATGCACTCTATGTGCAGAATAAATAATATTTTACATCTACAATATCTGATTTGTTATAATAAAAAAGGACTAGCACAATGAGTACTAGTCCTTTTTTAAAAAAAATGAATCATGAGATGATCTACTTGACCATAAAATCGAACATTATCTGTTCACCAATATATCCTTGTAAACGATCTCCGATCTCTACTTTTCCAACTCCTTCTGGAGTTCCAGAAAAGATAATATCACCAATTTTTAATGTCATATACTTTGAGGTATGTGCCACTAACTGATCGATATTAAATATCATATCCTTAGTATTACCTTCTTGTACAACCTCTC
It encodes:
- the hisB gene encoding bifunctional histidinol-phosphatase/imidazoleglycerol-phosphate dehydratase HisB yields the protein MLKQQKPKLLIIDRDGTMIDEPIEDQQIDSFEKLQFEAHVFGALKRIVDSKEYLLVMVTNQDGLGTDSFPEETFWGPHNRMVQTLSNEGISFLNTHIDRTFEHENAVTRKPRTGMLTQYLDGSYDLENSIVIGDRVSDIVLAKNLGCKAIFYSEETLPEEHKERCIAQSRSWDSIADTILFPKRRVTIERTTAETDIKIDLVLDSTEKGEIHTGLKFFDHMLEQIDRHGNCKLDIQVNGDLEVDEHHTIEDVGLALGEAFLQGLGDKKGIERYGFLLPMDDCLAQVAIDFGGRPWILWDASFRREYVGDMPTEMFFHFFKSFSDAAKCNLNIKAEGDNEHHKIEGIFKGFAKAIKMATKQDKTVFTIPSTKETL
- the purU gene encoding formyltetrahydrofolate deformylase, with translation MSSQSAILLLHCPDQSGILARVTEFVNDNKGNILYLDQHVDREEKLFYMRLEWDLTNFTIPTDKIDEYFNTLFAKKYKLNYEIHFSDKRPRMALFVSKMSHCLFDILARYADGEWDVEIPCIISNHQTLEPIAKKFGIPFYYHPITSKTKAEEEKKEIQILKKHNIDFVVLARYMQIISEDFISHFPNKVINIHHSFLPAFAGAKPYHAAHKRGVKIIGATSHYVTTELDAGPIIAQDVAKISHKDTVQNLVLKGRDLEKIVLSQAVYKHIQHKVLVYNNRTVVFS
- a CDS encoding TlpA family protein disulfide reductase; its protein translation is MPEEYGYLLQVGDKAPDFTVELTNGNKVSLSDLKGKVVMLQFTASWCPVCRREMPHIEQEIWQKHKNNTDFFLMGVDRDEPLEKVKKFEEDIKITYPLALDPNADVFGLFAVKRAGVTRNVVIDKDGRIAFLTRLYKPEEFENMKKVIDYLLCRD
- the hisH gene encoding imidazole glycerol phosphate synthase subunit HisH, with protein sequence MKIAIIKYNGGNIFSVQETLKRLGAETVVTDHYEQICSADRVIFPGVGQAKSAMNYLKEHQLDKIITELQQPVLGICLGLQLMCQHSEEGDIEGLGIFDAQVKKFIPQDRETKVPHMGWNQLNFSDQGDWRNQFEESYLYFVHSYYAEICQNTFASCHYANDFSAMMKRDNFWAMQFHPEKSGEIGSKMLNQFLNQTL
- the hisA gene encoding 1-(5-phosphoribosyl)-5-[(5-phosphoribosylamino)methylideneamino]imidazole-4-carboxamide isomerase — translated: MIEIIPAIDIIEGQCVRLSKGDYATQKIYHKDPLAQAQQFEDHGIGRLHLVDLEGAKKSHIVNYKTLERIAAKTNLILDFGGGIKSQEDIHIAFESGAQMITGGSIAVQNPTLFASWIEKYGSERMILGADARDRKISTMGWKESSELDILDFIETWMERGITKAISTDIEKDGMLQGPSFDLYREIKDRFPELFIVASGGISNMQDILTLNEDNIDAVIVGKAIYEGHISLKTLEQFITSKQ
- the hisF gene encoding imidazole glycerol phosphate synthase subunit HisF; its protein translation is MLAKRIIPCLDIKDGQTVKGIHFEGIKAVGDPVELAKWYSEEGADELVLLDITATQEARKTTKDLVKRIASEINIPFTIGGGISTVEDAAILLAHGADKVSINSSAIKNPDLINQLSTRFGSQFVVVAIDARQENGQWAVKSAGGRVDTDKELFTWAKEAEERGAGEILFTSMDHDGTKSGFANQALRHLHETLTIPVIASGGAGCQKDFVDTFVEGKADAALAASIFHYKEVAIPDLKSYLRQNSVPVRTI
- the hisIE gene encoding bifunctional phosphoribosyl-AMP cyclohydrolase/phosphoribosyl-ATP diphosphatase HisIE; amino-acid sequence: MQIDFNKMGNGLVPAIIQDAKTNKVLMLGYMNQEAYEKTKEEKRVTFYSRTKNRLWQKGETSSNFLLVERILLDCDQDTLLIYATPQGPTCHKGTDTCWGESNTPNDILFLSELQDFIDQRKEEMPEGSYTTHLFNKGIRKITQKVGEEAVETVIGAMANDNENFLYEGADLLYHLIVLLTYKGYRIEDLVRELRSRHK
- a CDS encoding ATP-binding cassette domain-containing protein; this translates as MIITLDQVKPIYMSEQEISCSDIYMNRHLVFNTEEKVLIKAQSGRGKSSLLNFIYGIKSSFDGEIMVNGHSVRKEVQSNYISYVFQDLKLFEALTVKENILLKNDLTKHKRDAEIEQMLSQLGLSEKRDEPVKHLSIGQQQRVAIIRALCQPFQFLFLDEPFSHLDQHNVKVAVDLINRELTSQKAGLLLTTLDPCDAFEYDKTLQL
- a CDS encoding DUF4836 family protein, with product MKNRFSVNRILMCLALVVSLFATSCSTGPNPTDVIPSTAAFVASVDITSLARKGELQDLKSMNCYKMIESGVEQQPEEVREFLNLILKDPTVTGISFKDNIYGYMVNKDVDAQYFNVAMVLGDAEKFTQFMSKTIEMEGATFQMETEGGFKRIKLRHNGVLIWDNQYLVLSIASNYPSRKGLLESATALFSLQQTERITALESYNTLSGDDKDMNYWMSADLLIDYVASNNRMMSPMMEPFKGCAGMVHVDFKDGEIVSDSKVYLTEAVKEKYVSSKKMKFNTELYDYFPKNNVAIIASAIDKDMIKKRLEEEKDVDQMDKMFQKQAGVDIQTALATLGNSMMISFSDLQITEGRYGRSNYIPELNLAVALNKDQENKWILDLLAKATRYDQDGYFVLKVTNDINAYFAITDELFYVTNNQKNVRTTVGLSTPEETFASSEIASRFEDTMAFIYLDLEYDHLPKSIKKMALEAFTTSQMSFVDGEYALLEDMQMRSTSPTTGSYTIHFKNKEENSFKQIINLVDNNFVNFMR